TCAGCCGTCATCAGCTACACCTTAACCGTCGCCATGCTGATCCCCGTAAGCGGCTGGCTCGCCGATCGCTTTGGCACACGCAAGGTGTTTATCGTTGCCGTCTTTCTCTTCTCTTTTGGCTCCCTGGCCTGTGCGCTATCTAATTCGCTGAGCATGCTGGTGATATCACGCGTTATCCAGGGCGTCGGCGGTGCGATGATGATGCCCGTTGCGCGACTGGCCCTGTTACGAGCCTATCCTCGTAGCGAACTGCTGCCGGTGCTTAACTTTGTCACCATGCCCGGCCTCATTGGACCGGTACTCGGTCCTCTGCTGGGTGGCGTACTGGTCACGTGGGCAACCTGGCACTGGATATTTCTCATTAATATCCCGATTGGCATCCTCGGTATTATCTATGCACGTAAATACATGCCGGACTTCACCACGCCAAAGCGACGGTTCGATCTGCCGGGTTTCCTGCTGTTCGGATTAGGACTGGTGGGGATATCAAGCGGCATAGAGCTGTTTGGTGAACGGGTAGTCTCCAGCCTGATCGCGCTCGGCGTGCTGGTCGGGGGGATTCTCCTTCTTCTTCTATATATAGTGCATGCCCGCCGGCACCCTTCACCGCTGCTGCCGTTACCGATGTTCAAGACCCGCACCTTCTCAGTCGGCATCATCGGCAATATCGCCTCCCGACTGGGTACCGGCTGTATTCCGTTTCTGATGCCGCTGATGCTGCAGGTCGGCTTCGGCTATA
This portion of the Erwinia sp. SLM-02 genome encodes:
- the mdtD gene encoding multidrug transporter subunit MdtD: MIKSARSMAGLPWIAAMAFFMQALDATILNTALPAIAHSLNRSPLAMQSAVISYTLTVAMLIPVSGWLADRFGTRKVFIVAVFLFSFGSLACALSNSLSMLVISRVIQGVGGAMMMPVARLALLRAYPRSELLPVLNFVTMPGLIGPVLGPLLGGVLVTWATWHWIFLINIPIGILGIIYARKYMPDFTTPKRRFDLPGFLLFGLGLVGISSGIELFGERVVSSLIALGVLVGGILLLLLYIVHARRHPSPLLPLPMFKTRTFSVGIIGNIASRLGTGCIPFLMPLMLQVGFGYTALIAGCMMAPTALGSILAKSLVTRVLRLFGYRKTLVGISVIIGVLIASFSLQSASWSVLAMLIPLFILGMAMSTQFTAMNTITLADLTDANASSGNSMLAVTQQLAIGFGVAVSAAVLRFYENFGGSTFQNFHATFLTMGVITVISALVFLLLKPGDGRNLISDRDKKKKA